One part of the Rhodococcus oxybenzonivorans genome encodes these proteins:
- a CDS encoding purine-nucleoside phosphorylase, which produces MGTPDAAAAALAEYTDCAEHPIAVVLGSGWNAAADRFGEPFATVPMAELPGFAPPSALGHAGTIRSVDVGGRRVLLLLGRTHAYEGHPLDSVVHPVRTAVAAGARTVILTNAAGGIRSEYAVGQPVLVSDHLNLTGRSPLVGAEFVDLVDAYDPELRTLARDIDPSLAEGVYAGLPGPHYETPAEIRMLRTLGADLVGMSTVHETIAARALGARVLGISLVTNLAAGITGEHLDHEDVLAAGRASADRMGGLLRKLVERL; this is translated from the coding sequence ATGGGAACGCCAGACGCCGCGGCTGCCGCGCTCGCCGAGTACACCGACTGTGCCGAACACCCGATTGCCGTCGTCCTCGGATCGGGGTGGAACGCCGCCGCCGACCGGTTCGGGGAACCGTTCGCCACCGTGCCGATGGCCGAACTACCAGGCTTCGCGCCGCCGTCGGCGCTCGGGCACGCAGGGACGATCCGATCCGTCGACGTGGGCGGGCGGCGGGTACTTCTTCTCCTCGGACGTACGCACGCCTACGAAGGTCATCCGCTGGACTCCGTCGTGCATCCCGTGCGGACTGCCGTCGCCGCGGGCGCGCGCACCGTCATCCTCACCAACGCCGCCGGCGGAATCCGGAGCGAGTACGCGGTCGGGCAGCCCGTCCTCGTCAGCGACCACCTCAATCTCACCGGACGTTCGCCCCTCGTCGGCGCGGAGTTCGTCGATCTCGTCGACGCCTACGACCCCGAATTGCGAACGCTCGCCCGCGACATCGACCCGAGCCTTGCCGAAGGGGTCTACGCCGGACTGCCCGGACCGCATTACGAGACCCCGGCCGAAATTCGGATGCTACGCACGCTCGGCGCCGATTTGGTCGGTATGTCCACCGTGCACGAGACGATCGCGGCACGTGCCCTCGGTGCCCGGGTCCTCGGAATTTCACTGGTCACCAATCTTGCTGCCGGGATCACCGGTGAACACCTCGATCACGAAGACGTGCTCGCCGCGGGCCGCGCGTCCGCTGACCGCATGGGCGGGCTTCTGCGCAAGCTGGTGGAGCGCCTGTGA
- a CDS encoding phospho-sugar mutase: MSDVVTRWIAEDPDPQSRAELASLSADELADRFSAPLSFGTAGLRGPVRAGPNGMNVAVVVRTTAGLSAWLKDRCLGGSTVVVGRDARHGSEKFALAAAEVLAGAGFSVVLLPRPLPTPIVAFAVRRLRAAAGVQITASHNPASDNGYKVYLDGGAQLISPSDREIEAAIAAVGPAHLVPRSPVIPASDELVQSYLARVASLPRGTSRTVRIALTAMHGVGGETAVAALGAAGFTDIHTVASQFRPDPDFPTVEFPNPEEPGASDELLALADRVDADLALALDPDADRLAVGVPGPDGWRMLRGDETGVLLADHVLACAPPDPLVATTIVSSDLLEKLASARGARSARTLTGFKWLVRAGHGLVYAYEEAIGHCVDPDVVRDKDGISAAVVAADLAATLRSEGSTLLDRLDDYALEFGLHAGDQVSRRVADISEIGAMMQRLRANMPTELAGEPVRATDLAELRGSSRTDAVVLTGSSVRVVVRPSGTEPKLKCYLEVVVGAPDREGLGAARATARERLAVLRDFAHAL; this comes from the coding sequence GTGAGCGACGTCGTCACCCGGTGGATCGCCGAGGACCCCGACCCACAGTCGCGCGCCGAACTCGCCTCGCTGTCCGCCGACGAACTCGCTGACCGGTTCTCCGCGCCGCTGAGCTTCGGCACCGCCGGCCTGCGCGGGCCGGTCCGGGCGGGGCCCAACGGCATGAACGTCGCGGTGGTGGTCCGCACCACTGCCGGCCTCAGCGCCTGGTTGAAGGACCGGTGCCTGGGCGGTTCCACCGTGGTGGTCGGCCGTGATGCGCGGCACGGGTCCGAGAAGTTCGCCCTGGCCGCGGCGGAGGTTCTGGCCGGTGCCGGTTTCTCCGTGGTCCTGCTGCCGCGTCCGCTCCCCACGCCGATCGTCGCGTTCGCGGTACGCCGGCTCCGCGCAGCGGCCGGAGTGCAGATCACCGCGTCGCACAACCCGGCATCCGACAACGGCTACAAGGTGTACCTCGACGGCGGCGCACAGTTGATCTCGCCGTCGGACCGGGAGATCGAGGCCGCCATTGCCGCGGTGGGGCCGGCACACCTCGTCCCGCGCAGCCCGGTGATCCCGGCGTCCGACGAACTCGTGCAGTCGTATCTTGCGCGGGTCGCCTCCCTGCCGAGGGGAACGTCGCGCACGGTGCGCATCGCACTCACCGCGATGCACGGCGTCGGCGGCGAGACGGCGGTGGCGGCCCTAGGGGCTGCCGGGTTCACCGATATCCACACCGTCGCTTCCCAATTCCGCCCTGACCCCGACTTCCCGACTGTCGAGTTCCCGAATCCGGAGGAACCCGGAGCGTCGGACGAGCTACTCGCGCTCGCCGACCGGGTCGACGCCGACCTCGCACTCGCCCTCGATCCCGATGCGGATCGTCTCGCCGTGGGTGTGCCGGGACCGGACGGCTGGCGCATGTTGCGTGGCGACGAGACCGGGGTCCTGCTCGCCGACCACGTCCTCGCGTGCGCACCGCCCGACCCGCTCGTCGCCACGACGATCGTGTCCTCGGACCTGCTCGAGAAGCTGGCGTCGGCGCGCGGTGCGCGAAGTGCGCGGACGCTCACTGGTTTCAAATGGCTCGTCCGCGCAGGACACGGGCTCGTGTACGCCTACGAGGAAGCGATCGGTCATTGCGTCGACCCGGACGTGGTGCGCGACAAGGACGGAATCTCCGCCGCCGTCGTCGCCGCCGACCTCGCCGCTACCCTGCGCAGCGAGGGCTCGACCCTGCTGGACCGCCTGGACGATTACGCGCTCGAATTCGGTCTGCACGCCGGCGACCAGGTGTCCCGTCGAGTCGCAGACATCAGCGAGATCGGGGCCATGATGCAGCGCCTGCGGGCGAACATGCCGACGGAGTTGGCCGGCGAGCCGGTGCGGGCAACCGACCTGGCGGAGCTGCGCGGCTCATCCCGCACCGACGCCGTCGTCCTCACCGGTTCCTCCGTCCGGGTGGTTGTCCGGCCCTCCGGAACGGAACCGAAGCTCAAGTGCTACCTGGAGGTCGTGGTCGGAGCACCGGACCGCGAGGGGCTCGGCGCTGCCCGCGCCACGGCACGTGAGCGGCTGGCCGTTCTACGCGACTTCGCCCACGCTCTCTGA